The window GCCGCGCGCGACGAGCGCACGGCCCGCCGCGGGCTGCTGCTCTCCATCCTGTTCTGGATCGTCTTCGACTTCATGACCACCTTCAGCGGCCTCTACGCGCGCGCCGCGCTGCCGGGCCTGGCCGCGGCGGGCGGTCCCGGAGCCGAGGCCGCCTACCCGGCGCTCGCGGCGGCGCTGCTGCCGCCGGCGGCGCTGGCGCTCTTCATGGTGGGCCTGCTGGCGACGGTGATGAGCACCATCGACAGCTACGCCTTCCTCGCCGCCGTGACCTTCGGCCGGGACATCCTCTGGCGCCTGGGCGGCGCGCGCGGCGACTCCAACCGCTTCAGCCGGCTGGGCCTCGTGGTGACGGCGCTGGTGAGCGTGGCGCTGGCGCTGTGGCGGGAGTCCATCGTGGGACTCTGGCACGACCTGGGCAGCGTGGGCACGCCGGTGCTGCTCTTTCCCCTGGCGCTCAGCTTCGGGGCGCGGCGGCCGCGGCGGGGCTGGATCCTGGCGTCGATGCTGCTGGGCGGAGGCGTGAGCCTGGCCTGGGTGATGGCCGAGCGCGCCACGGGCGCCTACCCGCTGGGGCTGCGGCCGATCTTTCCGGGGTTGGCGCTCAGCGCCCTGCTCAGCGGACTGGCGCTGTGGCGGCGGGAAGCTCCGCCTGCGTGAGCTCGATGCGCCCCTCGCTCCAGTTCTCGGGACGCTTCCAGAAGGGCAGGCTCTGGGCGAGGAAGTCCTCGGCGGCGCGGGCGACGGCGGCGTCGAGCGGGTCCGGCTCGCCGGGGCGCGGGGCCCAGCTGGCGAAGCCTTCGCGCAGCGCCAGCCAGGAGCCGGGAAAGCTCACGCGCGCGCGGCTGTCGTAGGACCGGATCTCCAGACCCAGCGGATTCTCTTCGAGCACGAAGCGCAGGTCGACGTCGCAGCTCCGGGTGTCGGCGTTGCCGTTCTCCGTGACCAGCACCAGGCGCTGCACCTCGACGCGCAGGCGCAGCGGCGGCACGCCCGTCCAGCCGCGCGTGTTGAAACCGAACTGCGAGAAGGTGCGGGCGAGGACGTCCGCCAAGCGCGGCGCGGGATCGCGATAGGGCAGCGGGCGCAGGGCCTGGGCGCCGGACAGGCCCTCGGCGCTGATGCGCCAGATCACGGGGCTGAAGCTGCCCAGGCGCTCGCCCGTCGGCAGCTCCACCCTGTCCACCGCGAGCGGCGGCAGCGACGCGGCGCGCTCGAGGTACTCGAGGCGCAGCAGGCTGAGCGCGGCCGGGTCGAGACGCATCTCACCGCCGGCGGGCCCGCAGGCCAGCGGCAGGAGTGCGATCAGGACCAGGGGGAGGAATCGTGGTCGGCGCACGGCTGTCATGCCCTGATTATCGCGGATTCCGCGGGCCGGCGCCAGCGCCGGCTCGCGGCCCGGGGCGTCACCGCGCGACCGCGAGGCGGCGAAGCAGGGGACCCGCGCTGGCGTCCCAGTTGCCCTTGAGGACGTTCGTGCCCCCGTTGAAGCCCAGGTAGCTGTACTTGCCGTAGTGCGGGACCTTGCTGGCGATCGCCGCGAGTTCGGAGGGGTTGTCGGCGAGGACGGCCATGAAGCCGCCGTCCGTGCCGCGCTTGCCGGTGTAGACCAGCGCGTGGTGCTCCGGCTCGAAGCGCTGCCCCTGGAACACCGTGAAGAAGGGCGTCGTCTGCAGACCCTCGGGCGCATCGCGGAAGGGCGGCGGCGAGCTGCCCAGCCAGATCAACGTGCGCGCCGCGTTCAGGGTGTCCGCGGGGGCGCTGGCGGCGACCACGTGCGGCGCGCCCTCCACGAAGGCGGCCGCGAAGGCGCGGCAGGCCTCGGCCAGTTCGGGCGCAAGGCCGTCCTGGAGGACGAAGAGCGGGTGCTCGTCGGCCATCACCAGGCTCAGCGTGGCCTCCATCTCCTCCTCGTCGAGCCTCCGGAACACGTGGTAGTCCGGGTCGACGGCGAGGCTGCTGGGCGGCGAGTCGAGCCGGCGCTCGAAGGCCAGCTTGGCCGCGGCGGTCTGGACGGTGAAGTCCACGGGACCCGCGGCGGTGTTGACGCGCAGCGGCACGCTGAGGATGAGCGGCTCGCCCGCGGCCTGCAGCAGCTCGCCGCGGAGCAGCCAGGCGGAACCGTCCTCCTGGGTCACGGTCACGTCGCCGAGCGCCAGCTGGGCGGCGCCCGCGCGATCGATCCACTGCGCGCGCTCGTCCTCCAGCGCGTCGGGGGCGAGGGCGCCCTCGGCCTCGACCGCGCGGAAGAAGTCGGACCAGGTGGCCGTCCCCCACTGGTGCTCGTCGATCACGTGGCGCAGCGCGGCGCGGAAGGCCGGGCGGCCCACGCGCTCCTCCAGCATGTGGAAGACGAACATGCTCTTGCCGTAGCCCACCGCGCGCGTGGCGGCGTCATGGCGGCTGACGAACTCGCGCAGGGGGAAGTCGCGGTCGTCGCGCGTGTAGCGCGTGTAGTCCTTGAGCGTGTTCTTGCGGTACTGGCGCGCGGCCTCGGCCGACTCCAGCTCCTTGTAGAGGTAGTCGGCGCAGTAGACCGTCAGGCCCTCGCACCAGTTGCCGCCCTCGCCGATGAAGACCGAGTTGCCCCACCAGTTGTGGGCGATCTCGTGGCCGAGGCTCGTGGCCTTGATGAAGGGCAGGCGCAGCACCTGCTGGCCGAGCAGCGTCCACGACGGCATGCCGTAGCCGGTGGGAAAGAAGTTCTCCACCACGGCGAACTTGCTGAAGGGGTAGGGCGTGAGGAAGTCCTCGTAGAGGTCCAGGTAGCCCTCGCAGGAGTCCAGGTAGCCCGCGGCCAGGCTGGAGTCCTCGGGGAAGAAGTAGGTCTCGACCAGCGTGTCGCCGTGCTGCCGGCTGTCCACGCGGAAGCGGTTCGCCACCAGGGTGACGCCGTCGCTCGGGTTCGTGGCGTTCCAGACCGACTCGCGCTGTCCGCCCGCCGTGAAGTCCCGGATCAGCGCGCCCTGGGTGAGGCTCGTCCAGCCCGCGGGCAGCACGGCCGTCACCCGGTGGCCGCACATGATCTCCTCGGCGGCATCGCCGCGGTCGACCAGGGGGTACCAGCCGGCGCCGGCCGCCAGGTAGACGCCCTCCTCGCCCACCGTCGCCCGGATCTCCGCGCCCACCTTCTCGCGACCGAAGACGGTGCCGCTCACGTCCTGGAAGACGCGTCCGTCCATGCGGATCACCCAGAGCTCACGGGGCGCGACCGTGTCCAGCGCCCGCCAGCGGCGCAGGCCCTCGGCGGGGTGGTCGGGGTCGTCGGCCAGGGGCTCGAGGCGCAGGCTGGCGTCTTCGAGCGAGGGCTCGAGATCGGCATGAAGGTAGAAGTCGAACTGCCGCACGGGGGCGACGAGCCGCAGGCTGTCCACGCCGGTGACGGTGTGGCCCGCCGGATCCAGGTGGACGCGGATCGCGTGCAGCCTGGCGGCGGGGGCATCCGCGCGGACGGCTTGCGGCGCGGCGCAGGCAACGGCGGCGGCGATGGCGAACGGGAAGAGCAGACGCTTCATGGCGGACCTCGGGCGGTTGCGGGAACCTGGGCAGCCTAGCCCAGGGCGTGCCCCGCGGGAAAGTCCCTTGTGGGGACTGGGTTCCCGGGAGTTGGAAAGCCTCTTTTCCCCAGCTGCGAATCGTTCTCGTTTTGGGCTTGTATTTCGGTCGAACTTCTCTATTTTGCCGGCCAAAGTGAGAAAGGTTCCGATCGAGATGCGGCACACACGGCAGCGACGCGCCATCCTCCAGTTCCTCCGGGGCACCCGGACGCACCCCACCGCGGAGCAGACCCACGCGGAGCTGCGCAAGGAACTGCCCACGCTGAGCCTGGGGACGGTCTACCGCAACCTGGGCAAGCTCGTGGAGGAGGGCCTGGTGCGGGAGCTTCGACCGGGCGTGCGCGGGGCGGGCAGCCGCTACGACGCGGCGCTCGAGGCGCATCACCACTTCTTCTGCACGCGCTGCGGAAAGGTGGAGGACGTGTACCCCGGCCTTCCGTCCACCGTGAAGGAGGCCATGATCCGCAGCATCGACCGGGACGTGAGCGAATTCAGACTGCAGTTCTTCGGCATCTGCGAGGACTGCGCGCATCGAGCCAACGAGAGACGTGAGGTGAACGAGAGATGATCGAGCAGCAGCTGCCCGTCCGGGTGGGCCAGGAGGCCCCGGACTTCAAGGCCGTCGCCGTGATGGCGGACAACTCCTTCAACGAGAGCTTCAAGCTCAGCGACTACAAGGGCAAGTACGTGGTCTTGTTCTTCTACCCGCTGGACTTCACCTTCGTGTGCCCCACGGAGATCATCGAGTTCAACCGCAAGCTCGACAAGTTCAAGGCGAAGGGCGTCGAGGTGATCGGCGTGTCCATCGACAGCCAGTTCAGCCACTGGGCCTGGAAGAACACCCCGGTGGAGCTGGGCGGGATCGGCAACATCCAGTACCCGCTGGTGGCCGACATCAACAAGACCGTCAGCCGGGACTACGGCGTCCTGCTCGAGGGGGGCGTCGCCCTGCGCGGCACCTTCCTGATCGACCGCGAGGGCGTGCTGCAGCACGCCACCGTCAACAACCTGGGGCTGGGCCGCAACGTCGACGAGACGCTGCGCATGGTCGACGCCCTGCAGCACCTGGAGCAGTACGGCGAGGTCTGCCCCGCGGGCTGGACCGAGGGCGAGGAGGCCATGAAGCCCACCTCGACCGGCGTGGCCGAGTACCTGGCCAAGCACGGACGTTAGCGCAGCAAGGAAGCACGCGAGACGAGCCCGCCCGGCAGCGCCGGGCGGGCTTTGTGCTGGGGATCAGTACAGCGCCTTCACCGCGCCGAAGCTCGCGTCCTCGACGGCCAGCAGCTCGCAGCCCACGTCGAGGGCACCCATGGTCCCGCAGCCGTTGACCGCCGCCACGCAGGGCGAGTTGGCATGCAGCGTGAAGTCGCCCCCGGCCGGGTCGCAGAAGAGCGGATCGGCGTCGATGTTGCCCCCGACCCCCAGCCAGCTCTCCGCATAGCCCGCCCAGCCGTGCTGGAAGTTCGAGCAGCGCAGGCTCAGAGTGGACGACGGCGTCGAGTAGAGCGCGGACTGCTGACCCGATGGATCCGCGACGATCACGCGCTCCACGACGGCGCGCATGGAGCTGCTGTTCCCCATCAGCCCCAGCGCGTAGAAGGCCCCGTTGCCCCAGAGGGTCACGTCGGAGACGTGGGCCGCGGCTCCCCGCAGAATGAGCGTTCGGTCGCCCCCCGCGTTGTTCGCCAGGACACAGCGGCTGACGACCAGCTCGGCATACGGCTGCCCGGCCGGAGTGTCGGAACTGAGGCTCAGGGGCGAAGCGTCCTCGACGTCGTGGATCGCGCAGTCCTCCACCACCACGGGCTGGCCAACGGTCGAGCTGACCACCACGCCCGCCCGCGGGTCCCCCTCGAACACCGTACCGCTCATCTCCAGGCCGCCGCCCTCCACCCAGAGCGCTCCACCCGTGTTGCCCCGGAACGTGCAGTCCACCACGCGCTGCGGCCAGGGCCGGCTCGTCCCCGCGAGCGCGACAATGTGGGCCTGGCCCGCGCCCCCGACGTTGCCCGTCAGCGTGCAGCCCAGCAGCAGGCAGGTCGTCGACATGCCGTGCACTGCGGCAGCGAAGTCGTCGCTGCTGTTGCCAGCGAAGACGCAGTCGCGGAACTTCAGCTCGCCCGCGTGGTCGGCGGACACGGCGCCGCCCGCCGTCTCTGCGTGGCAGTTCTCGAAGCGGCAGTGGTCGAAGTGGACGGCCGCCCCTTGCTTGCAGCGCACAGCTCCGCCGAAGGGACCTTCGGAGCCCGCCCCCCCGGCGTAGCCGTTGCGGATCGTGAGGCTCTTGACCCGGGCCCAGTCGTCGAAGTCCTGCAGGGTGAAGGCGCGGTGGGGCGCCCCGGGCGACCCCTCGCAGTCGATGACGCAGCGCGCAGCGCTGCCGGAGGCCGAGCGCAGCGTCACGCTGCGGAAAAAGATGAAGTCCCGATTGCCCTCCCCGGTGAAGACGCCGTCGCCCAGCACGATCTCGTCGCCGTCGGAGGCCGCGAGCATGGCCTCCCAGATCGTGGGAACGTCGCCGCTCCCGTCGGGCTGAACCGTCCAGGTCGCTGCATCCGCCATCGGCGCGACCAGGAACAGCAGGCCAATCACCAGCAGCTGTCTCACGCTCCACCTCCCAGGTTCGATCAGTACAGCGCCTTCACCGCGCCGAAGCTCGCGTCCTCCACGCCGGTGGTGCCGCAGCCCAGGTCGTAGAGGCCCATCGTACCGCAGTCGTTGTTGACGCCGAGACAGGGCGAGCTGGCGTGCAGCGTGAACTCGCCCGCCTCCGGGTCGCAGAACATGGGATCGGCGTCGATGTTGCCATCGTTGCCCAGCCAGTCGGCCGCGCAGCCCGACCAGCCGCCGTGGAAGTCCGTGCAGTGGACGGCATAGGTCGCGCTGGCATAGCAGCCCAGGGCCTCCGTGGACGACCCACCGGCCACGATCACCCGCTCCACCAGAGATCCCACGCCGTAGTCGCTGGACACGGGGCCGTGGAGCTTCAGGGCATGGGGCGCGTCATTGCCCCAGAACGTGAGGTCGTGAATGTGCGACGGCACGCCGACGGCGAAGAGCGTGCCGTCGCCGCCGGCGTTGCCAGCGAAGAGGCAGCGCCTGACCGTGACCAGATCCTCCGCGTGCGCGCCCGTGAGGTGCCAGATTCGCAAGGCGGCACCATTCGTGTTTCCTTCGAACACGCAATCCTGCACGAGCATGATGTGGTAGGCGTTCACGAGGATGTCCACGCCGCCCCGCGAGTTGCCCGCGAAGCGGCAGCCGACCACGTCCGCGGTGCCGATCACGTAGAGCCCGGCGCCCCCGTTGTCGACGAAGTCGCAGTCTTCCACGAGGTAGTGCTGCGCCGCGAGCCAATCCCAGAGCATCAGCGCCGCCGCGTCGGTGTCGCCGGCCTGGTTGCCCAGGAAACTGCAGCGCCGAACGACCATCCCCGCCCCCGAACCGCCGACACCCGCCCCGGAAAGCGCGGAAACGTTGCCGACGAACGCGCAGTCCTCCAGGGTCAGCGTGCCGCACTGGTCGTAGCCCACGGCGCCGCCGCGGCTGGAGGAGTGGCACTGTTCGAAGCGACAGTTCGAGAAGCTCACGTCGACGTCCTGCTCGCAGAACACCGCCGCGCCGTAGCCGTCGCCGGCGCCGCTGCCTTCGAGATAGCCGTTGCGGAAGGTGATGCCTTCGATGGACGTCCCCGTGTGTCCGGCCGCGATGTGCAGCGCGCGGTGCGGGTCGCCCGCCGCCCCGTCGCAATCGATGACGCAGCTCGCCGGGTCGCCCGACTGGGAGCGCAGCGTCAGGGGTTGGTACAGGAGGATGTCGCGGTTGCCGTCGCCCGTGAACACGCCGTCGGCGAGCTCGATCACGTCGCCGGGCGCGCTGCCCAGCACCGCGGCCCAGAGCGTCGGGAAGTCGCCGCTGCCATCCGCTTGCAGCACCCAGGTGGCCGCGGCGGCGGGGCCGGCGAGCAGCGCCAGCGCGCAGATCAGCATCAGCAGTTTGTTCACGTGCACCACTCCATGCGTGAAACGCCCGACGCGCTCAATTATAGCACGCCGGGCGTCGGTCGGAAAGCGGTCTCAGTACAGCGCCTTGATCGCGCTGAAGCTCGCGTCGTCCACGCCGGTGCTGCCGCAACCCACGTCGTAGGCGCCCATGGTGCCGCAGCCGCTGTTGATCGCGTAGCAAGGCGAGCTGGCGTGCAGCGTGAAGTCGCCGGCCGCCGGGTCGCAGAACATGGGATCGGCGTCGATGTTGCCCTCCACGCCCAGCCAGTCGGCCGCGCAGCCCGTCCAGCCGCCGACGAGATCGGAGCAGTGGATGGCGAACGGGTGGGGGTCGTCCTCGCAGTGGATGACTTCGGTTGCCGCGCCCGGCTCGATGATCACCCGCTCGAGCAGCCCGGCCCAGTCGAACGAGAACGATGATTCCGCACGCAGGAAGACCGTCTGCGGCGCCTGGTTGCCCCAGAACGTGCAGTCGGCGATCCAGCCGGGGACGTTCCACAGCCGCACGGTACTGCTGCCCCCGGAGTTCTCCGCGAACAGGCAGCGGAACACCTTGACGCCAGGTGTTTGATCGTCCGGAATGAAGGCGGAGAGCTCCAGGGCGCAGCCCCCTGTGTTCGACGCGAACACGCTGTCTTCGATCAGGCCACTGACGAGCCCTCCATACAGTCGAGCGCCCCCCTGCGCATTGCGAAGGAACTGGCAGCGGCGGATGACGCAGGGGCTCGAGCCGACGTACAGCCCGCCCACGCCATTGTCCAGGAACTCGCAGTCCTCCACCCTTGCGATCGTGTTCGGGTGCTCGAGCTCTAGGTAGACCGCCGCGCCGTTGCCGTCGAGTATCTCCGTGGACTCCACCCGGCACTGCCGCATCGCGAACTCGCCAGCGTAGGCGGCGCCCACCGCGCCGCCGTCGTCTCC of the Candidatus Latescibacterota bacterium genome contains:
- a CDS encoding transcriptional repressor — protein: MRKVPIEMRHTRQRRAILQFLRGTRTHPTAEQTHAELRKELPTLSLGTVYRNLGKLVEEGLVRELRPGVRGAGSRYDAALEAHHHFFCTRCGKVEDVYPGLPSTVKEAMIRSIDRDVSEFRLQFFGICEDCAHRANERREVNER
- a CDS encoding peroxiredoxin, translating into MIEQQLPVRVGQEAPDFKAVAVMADNSFNESFKLSDYKGKYVVLFFYPLDFTFVCPTEIIEFNRKLDKFKAKGVEVIGVSIDSQFSHWAWKNTPVELGGIGNIQYPLVADINKTVSRDYGVLLEGGVALRGTFLIDREGVLQHATVNNLGLGRNVDETLRMVDALQHLEQYGEVCPAGWTEGEEAMKPTSTGVAEYLAKHGR
- a CDS encoding right-handed parallel beta-helix repeat-containing protein; the encoded protein is MNKLLMLICALALLAGPAAAATWVLQADGSGDFPTLWAAVLGSAPGDVIELADGVFTGDGNRDILLYQPLTLRSQSGDPASCVIDCDGAAGDPHRALHIAAGHTGTSIEGITFRNGYLEGSGAGDGYGAAVFCEQDVDVSFSNCRFEQCHSSSRGGAVGYDQCGTLTLEDCAFVGNVSALSGAGVGGSGAGMVVRRCSFLGNQAGDTDAAALMLWDWLAAQHYLVEDCDFVDNGGAGLYVIGTADVVGCRFAGNSRGGVDILVNAYHIMLVQDCVFEGNTNGAALRIWHLTGAHAEDLVTVRRCLFAGNAGGDGTLFAVGVPSHIHDLTFWGNDAPHALKLHGPVSSDYGVGSLVERVIVAGGSSTEALGCYASATYAVHCTDFHGGWSGCAADWLGNDGNIDADPMFCDPEAGEFTLHASSPCLGVNNDCGTMGLYDLGCGTTGVEDASFGAVKALY
- a CDS encoding right-handed parallel beta-helix repeat-containing protein yields the protein MKVLLLSIGLIVLTLSPAIATTWLVLPDGSGDFPTLLDAVAGAAAGDVIELGNGVFAGDGNRDIEVGQALTLRSQSGDPAACVIDCEGNAAEPHRALALRGAQASVTIEGIGFRNGYADGSNLEDGWGGAVLCAEASAAAFFDCRFENCTAFHVGGAIGEDRCADFLVEGCDFVACASGDDGGAVGAAYAGEFAMRQCRVESTEILDGNGAAVYLELEHPNTIARVEDCEFLDNGVGGLYVGSSPCVIRRCQFLRNAQGGARLYGGLVSGLIEDSVFASNTGGCALELSAFIPDDQTPGVKVFRCLFAENSGGSSTVRLWNVPGWIADCTFWGNQAPQTVFLRAESSFSFDWAGLLERVIIEPGAATEVIHCEDDPHPFAIHCSDLVGGWTGCAADWLGVEGNIDADPMFCDPAAGDFTLHASSPCYAINSGCGTMGAYDVGCGSTGVDDASFSAIKALY